One region of Sphingomonas abietis genomic DNA includes:
- a CDS encoding TonB-dependent receptor: MSGSSFLALGCVGAISSAFPAYAQATPAQADTPSTNLGGVTVTDTAITEGSYKTDKLDSPKYTAPLIDTPRSITVIGSQVIKDTASATLAEALRTVPGITMGAGEGGNPLGDRPFIRGFDSQNSTYLDGVRDIGAQTRETFDVDSIEVVKGSDSVTNGSGNAGGSINLVSKLPTSERFIEAEGTYGSADYKRGTIDINQPINEFVGVRLNAMYHDQNVAGRDAIFQKRWGVAPSVKIGLTGPTSLTVSYYHLHTNELPDAGTPYTYTLANAPAGVTETAPVSHYTTLGGQEIDVPRGAFYGLKDRDFRHTNVNDFTIRAQHEFDNGFMIRNTSRYSHTEQDYIVSQPDDQQGDVYGNATGTAANAGGYVWRRANTRYGYSEGLINQTDLTGKFDTGSVKHSIAGGLEYSHLQSAFGTFVSNAQTGTALSSGATLTPRCTAAAIAAYYCTPVGNPNPNDPWVSTTSDLGSTAAAIQKSLPITQTLSHSTTYAASLFDTITLTDWLLVNLGGRYDHYSTSVSAGLAATSTAARTWGTKKNNIWTYQAGVVLKPKDNGSIYFSTSKAAVPPGSFLGQGAEDNGLTPGRGQTTVDIDALKVQKTTSYEVGTKWNLLDNNLNLSLALFQTKTVNARTTDANGLALYVGTRRIRGVELSYNGNITDKWNVFGGYTYMPSKILDSGQTVTGGISAPSAGIGRAFPNTPKNSFTTFTNYKITPKLTLGGGAIYMSKVYGGYSDTRAVQNGAVVITKTRATYVPSYWRFDANASYQLTDMVKLQINALNVGNKRYFDKAYAAHYANQAAGRTVLGTISVRY; this comes from the coding sequence ATGTCCGGTTCCAGTTTCCTCGCACTTGGCTGCGTCGGAGCGATCTCGTCGGCATTCCCGGCCTATGCGCAGGCGACGCCGGCCCAGGCCGACACGCCATCGACCAATCTGGGCGGCGTGACGGTGACCGACACTGCGATCACCGAAGGCAGCTACAAGACCGATAAGCTTGATTCGCCGAAATACACCGCGCCGCTGATCGATACCCCGCGCTCGATCACCGTCATCGGCTCGCAGGTGATCAAGGATACCGCGTCGGCGACGCTCGCCGAGGCGCTGCGCACCGTGCCGGGCATCACGATGGGCGCCGGCGAAGGCGGCAATCCGCTCGGCGACCGTCCGTTCATCCGCGGCTTCGACAGCCAGAACTCGACCTATCTCGACGGCGTCCGCGACATCGGCGCGCAGACCCGCGAGACCTTCGACGTCGATTCGATCGAGGTCGTCAAGGGGTCGGACAGCGTCACCAACGGCAGCGGCAATGCCGGCGGATCGATCAACCTCGTCAGCAAGCTGCCGACGTCGGAACGGTTCATCGAAGCAGAGGGGACTTACGGCAGCGCCGACTACAAGCGCGGCACGATCGACATCAACCAGCCCATCAACGAATTTGTCGGCGTCCGCCTGAACGCGATGTATCACGACCAGAACGTCGCCGGTCGCGATGCGATCTTCCAGAAGCGCTGGGGCGTCGCACCGTCGGTGAAGATCGGGCTGACCGGGCCGACCAGCCTGACCGTCAGCTATTACCACCTGCATACCAACGAACTGCCGGATGCGGGCACGCCTTATACCTACACGCTGGCCAACGCGCCGGCGGGTGTCACGGAGACGGCTCCGGTCAGCCATTACACCACGCTCGGTGGGCAGGAGATCGATGTGCCGCGCGGCGCCTTCTACGGGCTCAAGGATCGCGACTTCCGCCATACCAACGTGAACGATTTCACCATCCGCGCGCAGCATGAGTTCGACAACGGGTTCATGATCCGCAACACGTCGCGCTACTCGCACACCGAGCAGGACTATATCGTGTCCCAGCCGGACGACCAGCAGGGCGACGTATATGGCAATGCCACGGGCACTGCGGCGAACGCGGGCGGTTATGTCTGGCGGCGCGCCAATACCCGCTACGGCTATTCGGAAGGCCTGATCAACCAGACCGACCTGACCGGCAAGTTCGACACCGGCAGCGTCAAGCACAGCATCGCGGGCGGCCTCGAATATAGCCATCTCCAGTCGGCATTCGGCACCTTCGTGTCGAACGCGCAGACCGGCACGGCGCTTTCCAGCGGCGCGACGCTGACGCCACGCTGCACCGCCGCCGCGATCGCGGCTTACTATTGCACCCCGGTCGGCAATCCGAATCCGAACGATCCCTGGGTCAGCACCACGAGCGATCTCGGCAGCACCGCCGCCGCGATCCAGAAGAGCCTGCCGATCACGCAGACGCTATCGCATTCGACCACCTATGCCGCGTCGTTGTTCGACACGATCACGCTGACCGACTGGCTGCTCGTCAACCTCGGCGGTCGCTACGATCATTATTCGACCAGCGTGAGTGCCGGCCTCGCCGCCACCTCCACCGCCGCGCGCACATGGGGCACCAAGAAGAACAATATCTGGACCTACCAGGCCGGCGTCGTGCTGAAGCCCAAGGACAATGGCAGCATCTACTTCTCCACGTCCAAGGCGGCGGTCCCGCCGGGCTCGTTCCTCGGCCAGGGTGCGGAGGATAACGGCCTGACCCCGGGCCGCGGCCAGACCACCGTCGATATCGACGCGCTCAAGGTCCAGAAGACGACCTCCTACGAAGTCGGTACGAAGTGGAACCTGCTCGACAATAATCTCAACCTGTCATTGGCGCTGTTCCAGACCAAGACGGTCAACGCCCGCACGACCGATGCCAACGGCCTCGCGCTCTATGTCGGCACGCGCCGCATTCGCGGTGTCGAGCTCAGCTACAACGGCAACATCACCGACAAGTGGAATGTCTTCGGCGGCTACACCTACATGCCGTCCAAGATCCTCGATTCCGGGCAGACCGTGACGGGCGGCATCTCGGCGCCGTCGGCCGGCATCGGCAGGGCCTTCCCGAACACGCCGAAGAACAGCTTCACCACCTTCACCAACTACAAGATCACGCCGAAGCTGACGCTGGGCGGCGGCGCGATCTACATGTCGAAGGTCTATGGTGGCTATTCGGATACCCGCGCGGTCCAGAATGGCGCGGTGGTGATCACCAAGACCCGCGCCACCTACGTGCCGAGCTACTGGCGCTTCGACGCCAATGCGTCCTACCAGTTGACCGACATGGTCAAGCTGCAGATCAACGCGCTGAACGTCGGCAACAAGCGCTATTTCGACAAGGCCTATGCCGCGCACTACGCCAACCAGGCGGCGGGCCGCACCGTGCTCGGCACGATCAGCGTCCGCTATTGA
- a CDS encoding FAD:protein FMN transferase, with the protein MRIALPPTISIAAFADRDASATVETIGGETMGTGWSVHYVRPPIADPAALRASIVARLDDLVAQLSQWVEDSHLSRFNRAAAGTWLTLPRDFAHVVAHGLTIARASGGAFDPTIGDIVNLWGFGPVPAARPPAADRVAAALASAGWHRLVFDPAGPRLRQPGGLALDFSGIGKGHAVDAVSELLSASGIRHHLVEIGGELAGRGVRPDGDPWWVDLENPPGAALPPLRIALHGLAVATSGNYRRGDHTIEPRTGLPTIDTLSVSVIHDRALDADAWATALTVLDTENALAMAATHGIAARIVRLAGGVAEESMSPALAAMLAD; encoded by the coding sequence ATGAGGATCGCCCTGCCGCCGACGATATCGATCGCCGCCTTTGCCGATCGCGATGCGTCGGCGACGGTGGAGACGATCGGCGGCGAGACGATGGGCACCGGCTGGTCCGTCCATTATGTCCGGCCCCCGATCGCCGATCCCGCTGCCCTTCGGGCATCGATCGTGGCGCGGCTGGACGATCTGGTGGCGCAGTTGAGCCAGTGGGTCGAAGACTCGCACCTGTCGCGCTTCAACCGGGCGGCGGCGGGAACATGGCTGACGCTTCCACGGGATTTCGCCCATGTCGTGGCCCATGGCCTAACCATCGCCAGGGCGTCCGGCGGAGCCTTCGATCCGACCATCGGCGATATCGTCAATCTGTGGGGATTTGGGCCGGTGCCGGCTGCCCGGCCGCCCGCCGCCGATCGTGTCGCTGCGGCGCTGGCCAGCGCAGGCTGGCACCGCCTCGTCTTCGATCCGGCTGGTCCGCGGCTGCGCCAGCCGGGCGGGCTGGCGCTCGATTTCTCGGGCATCGGCAAGGGCCATGCCGTCGATGCCGTCTCCGAGCTGCTGAGCGCATCCGGCATCCGGCATCATCTGGTCGAGATCGGCGGCGAGCTGGCAGGGCGCGGGGTGCGGCCGGATGGCGATCCCTGGTGGGTCGATCTCGAAAACCCGCCCGGCGCCGCTCTGCCGCCGCTCCGGATCGCCCTGCATGGCCTCGCGGTCGCCACGTCCGGCAATTACCGGCGCGGCGATCACACGATCGAACCACGCACCGGCCTGCCGACGATCGACACGCTGTCGGTCAGCGTGATCCACGACCGCGCGCTGGACGCTGATGCCTGGGCGACGGCGCTCACCGTTCTCGACACCGAAAACGCGCTGGCGATGGCCGCCACTCACGGCATCGCGGCGCGTATCGTGAGGTTGGCCGGGGGCGTCGCCGAGGAGAGCATGAGCCCGGCGCTGGCGGCGATGCTGGCAGACTGA
- a CDS encoding DUF4198 domain-containing protein, which translates to MKMRRLRPLVSRLLGPRLLVVAALAAQPSLASAHRMWLLPSGTVFSGSDSWVSVDAAVSNDLFYADHFPLPTDGIKVWAPDGSPGAIQNAAKERYRSVFDVELDKPGTWKIGTETSSVMGSFTVDGVEKRIGRRGSPPQQQGGAPAAAPLTVADIPANATGVKLTEMVNRNEIFVTAGAPTRTVFQPNGKGLELDPITHPDELVAGEAARFRFLIDGKPAPGLKVTVIPGGKRYRNDEGAIDLTTDAGGVLTVTWPGAGMYWLNATATDDRTSTPHATERRMSYVTTLEVMTP; encoded by the coding sequence ATGAAGATGCGTCGCCTCCGCCCGCTCGTTTCCCGCCTGCTTGGCCCACGCCTGCTCGTCGTCGCCGCGCTGGCCGCGCAGCCGAGCCTCGCCTCTGCCCATAGGATGTGGCTGCTGCCCTCCGGCACGGTGTTTTCGGGATCTGACAGCTGGGTTTCGGTGGACGCGGCCGTTTCGAACGACCTGTTCTATGCCGATCATTTCCCGCTCCCGACCGACGGGATCAAGGTGTGGGCGCCGGATGGTTCGCCGGGTGCGATCCAGAATGCCGCCAAGGAGCGCTATCGGTCGGTGTTCGACGTCGAGCTCGACAAACCGGGCACGTGGAAGATCGGGACGGAGACGTCCAGCGTGATGGGCAGCTTCACCGTTGACGGCGTGGAGAAGCGGATCGGTCGTCGCGGCTCGCCGCCGCAGCAGCAGGGAGGCGCCCCCGCCGCCGCGCCGCTGACCGTCGCGGACATCCCGGCCAACGCGACCGGCGTGAAGCTGACCGAGATGGTCAACCGCAACGAGATCTTCGTCACCGCCGGTGCGCCGACCAGAACGGTGTTCCAGCCGAACGGCAAGGGCCTCGAACTCGATCCGATCACCCACCCGGACGAGCTCGTCGCGGGCGAGGCGGCGCGCTTCCGCTTCCTGATCGACGGCAAGCCGGCGCCCGGCCTGAAGGTGACGGTGATCCCCGGCGGCAAGCGCTATCGCAACGACGAGGGTGCGATCGATCTGACCACCGATGCGGGCGGCGTGCTGACCGTCACCTGGCCCGGCGCCGGCATGTATTGGCTGAACGCCACCGCGACCGACGACAGGACCAGCACGCCGCACGCCACCGAGCGCCGGATGAGCTACGTCACCACGCTCGAAGTGATGACGCCGTAA
- a CDS encoding DUF2271 domain-containing protein, whose translation MRSKSLLPLGALIAAPAVAAGTGAGTVTVTIPQLSVAEYHRPYVAIWLEPAGGGTAQTLAVWYDVHKAGNEPGTKWLSELRAWWRKGGRSLTLPANGISGATQAPGPHTIALPTLPAGHYVLNVEAARETGGRELVTVPITIPAGAAHASGKTELGAVTLSAR comes from the coding sequence ATGCGTTCGAAATCTCTGTTGCCGCTGGGCGCCCTGATCGCCGCGCCGGCCGTTGCCGCCGGCACCGGGGCCGGCACCGTGACGGTCACCATCCCGCAACTGAGCGTCGCCGAATATCATCGCCCCTATGTCGCGATATGGCTGGAGCCGGCCGGTGGCGGCACGGCGCAGACGCTGGCAGTCTGGTACGATGTCCACAAAGCGGGCAACGAACCCGGCACCAAATGGCTGTCCGAGCTTCGCGCCTGGTGGCGCAAGGGCGGCCGCAGCCTGACTCTGCCGGCCAACGGCATCAGCGGCGCGACTCAGGCGCCGGGTCCGCATACCATCGCGCTGCCGACGTTACCGGCAGGCCATTATGTCCTCAACGTCGAGGCGGCCCGCGAAACTGGCGGGCGCGAGCTCGTGACCGTGCCGATCACGATCCCCGCCGGCGCCGCCCATGCCTCCGGCAAGACCGAACTGGGTGCCGTCACCCTCTCCGCCCGTTGA
- a CDS encoding PepSY-associated TM helix domain-containing protein — protein MSAALSLVLMLLFAITGITLNHAESISAKPVVIDRTGQLTVPLRAQLAHPATADAALPPAVARAVKQAVGLDPGGRPVEWSDDEAYVAMPRPGGDAWVSIGRANGKISAETTDRGWISYLNDLHKGRNAGRVWFWFIDVFAGACILFTLTGLLLLQMHARHRRATWPIVAAGLALPVILAILFIH, from the coding sequence ATGAGCGCCGCGCTGTCGCTCGTCCTGATGCTGCTGTTTGCGATCACCGGCATCACCCTCAACCATGCGGAATCGATTTCCGCCAAGCCGGTCGTCATCGACAGGACGGGGCAATTGACGGTGCCGCTTCGCGCCCAACTGGCGCATCCTGCCACGGCCGATGCAGCGCTCCCGCCCGCCGTCGCGCGGGCGGTGAAACAGGCGGTCGGGCTCGATCCGGGCGGACGACCGGTCGAATGGTCGGATGACGAGGCCTATGTCGCGATGCCGCGGCCCGGCGGCGATGCCTGGGTCAGCATCGGGCGGGCGAACGGCAAGATCAGCGCAGAGACCACCGATCGCGGCTGGATCTCCTACCTCAACGATCTCCACAAGGGCCGCAACGCCGGGCGCGTCTGGTTCTGGTTCATCGATGTGTTCGCCGGCGCCTGCATCTTGTTCACGCTGACCGGGCTGCTGCTGCTCCAGATGCACGCCCGGCACCGGCGTGCGACCTGGCCGATCGTCGCCGCAGGGCTCGCGCTGCCCGTCATTCTCGCCATCCTGTTCATCCATTGA
- a CDS encoding NAD(P)H-dependent flavin oxidoreductase, whose amino-acid sequence MTMPALFQNRLSIPVIASPMFIISQPDLVLAQCRAGVVGSFPSLNARPSGVFEQWLQRLTSELTDKDAPFAVNLIVHRTNDRLEEDVALCVKYKVPVVITSLGARPDINAAIHSYGGIVFHDVINNMFAKKAIEKGADGLIAVAAGAGGHAGTLSPFALVQEIREWFDGPLALSGAIANGAAVAAARALGADLGYIGSAFIATEEAMAVPAYKQMIVDSVGEDIVYSNLFTGVHGNYLKPSIVAAGLDPDALETSDPSHMNFGDLAAGKKAWRDIWGCGQGIGAIHAVVPAAALIARLGEEYRAALARLAA is encoded by the coding sequence ATGACCATGCCCGCGCTGTTCCAGAACCGTTTGTCGATCCCCGTAATCGCCTCGCCGATGTTCATCATCTCGCAGCCCGACCTGGTGCTGGCGCAATGCCGCGCCGGCGTGGTCGGGTCGTTCCCGTCGCTCAACGCGCGGCCTTCCGGGGTGTTCGAGCAATGGCTCCAGCGGCTGACCAGCGAACTGACCGACAAGGATGCGCCGTTCGCCGTCAACCTCATCGTCCACCGCACCAACGATCGGCTGGAGGAGGATGTCGCGCTGTGCGTGAAGTATAAGGTGCCGGTGGTCATCACCTCGCTCGGTGCCCGGCCCGACATCAATGCCGCGATCCACAGCTATGGCGGCATCGTCTTCCACGACGTCATCAACAACATGTTCGCGAAGAAGGCGATCGAGAAGGGCGCGGACGGGCTGATCGCGGTGGCGGCCGGCGCCGGCGGCCATGCCGGCACTCTGTCGCCCTTCGCGCTGGTGCAGGAGATTCGCGAATGGTTCGACGGGCCGCTGGCGCTGTCGGGTGCCATTGCGAACGGCGCGGCGGTGGCGGCGGCGCGCGCGCTCGGCGCGGACCTGGGCTATATCGGCTCCGCCTTCATCGCGACCGAGGAGGCGATGGCGGTGCCCGCCTACAAGCAGATGATCGTCGATTCGGTCGGCGAGGACATCGTCTATTCGAACCTCTTCACCGGGGTGCATGGCAATTATCTCAAGCCCAGCATCGTCGCGGCGGGGCTGGACCCGGACGCGCTGGAGACCTCCGATCCCTCCCATATGAACTTCGGCGATCTCGCGGCGGGCAAGAAGGCATGGCGCGACATCTGGGGCTGCGGCCAGGGCATCGGCGCGATCCACGCGGTGGTGCCGGCGGCGGCACTGATCGCCCGGCTCGGCGAGGAATATCGCGCAGCGCTGGCGCGATTGGCGGCTTAG
- a CDS encoding TetR/AcrR family transcriptional regulator, with protein MPILLTEDQVAQGRERIRRVAERQAVERGIERVSMHSIAQALGWSATALYRYYENKEAILAATRTAALDQLSETLEAVMAGPGDIWERSRAIGGAYVDFAFERPDTYRLIFALSQPDITLYPELATAAARARRSMTGYAEEMVAAGDLDADPTLLAHIFWAQLHGLISLQMVGHLDRDGPDFETIRHEMVRRIVHGIRKA; from the coding sequence ATGCCGATATTGCTTACCGAAGACCAGGTCGCGCAAGGGCGCGAACGGATCCGCCGCGTCGCCGAACGCCAGGCGGTCGAACGCGGGATCGAGCGGGTGTCGATGCACTCGATCGCGCAGGCGCTCGGCTGGTCGGCGACCGCGCTCTATCGCTATTACGAGAATAAGGAGGCGATCCTCGCCGCCACCCGCACCGCCGCGCTCGACCAATTGTCCGAAACGCTGGAGGCGGTGATGGCCGGGCCGGGCGACATCTGGGAACGCTCCCGCGCGATCGGCGGCGCCTATGTCGATTTCGCCTTCGAGCGGCCGGATACCTACCGCCTGATCTTCGCGCTCTCGCAGCCCGACATCACCCTCTATCCCGAACTGGCCACCGCGGCGGCGCGGGCGCGGCGGAGCATGACCGGCTATGCCGAGGAGATGGTCGCGGCGGGCGATCTCGATGCCGATCCCACTTTGCTGGCGCATATCTTCTGGGCGCAGCTGCACGGGCTGATCTCGTTGCAGATGGTCGGCCATCTCGATCGTGACGGGCCGGACTTCGAGACGATTCGCCACGAGATGGTGCGCCGCATCGTCCACGGCATCCGCAAAGCCTGA
- the cysD gene encoding sulfate adenylyltransferase subunit CysD, with product MTDGIGADLAARASAPARLTHLQRLEAESIHILREVVSEAERPVMLYSVGKDSAVMLHLAKKAFYPSPPPFPLLHVDTTWKFQAMYALREKAAREAGMELLVHHNPEAMARGINPFDHGALHTDMWKTEGLKQALDQYGFDAAFGGARRDEEKSRAKERIFSFRSASHRWDPKNQRPELWNLYNAKKAPRNQGGGESIRVFPISNWTELDIWQYIQLEKIEIVPLYFSAPRPTVERDGMLLMVDDERFRLKPGEEPVMRSIRFRTLGCYPLTGAVESEAATLSAVIQEMLLTTTSERQGRAIDKDEGGAGMEKKKQEGYF from the coding sequence ATGACGGACGGGATCGGGGCGGACCTTGCGGCGAGGGCATCGGCCCCGGCACGCCTGACCCACCTCCAGCGGCTCGAGGCGGAATCGATCCACATCCTGCGCGAGGTGGTGTCGGAGGCCGAGCGCCCGGTGATGCTCTACAGCGTCGGCAAGGATTCGGCGGTGATGCTGCATCTCGCCAAGAAGGCCTTCTATCCGTCGCCGCCGCCCTTCCCGCTGCTCCATGTCGATACGACGTGGAAGTTCCAGGCGATGTACGCGCTGCGCGAAAAGGCGGCGCGCGAGGCCGGCATGGAGCTGCTCGTCCACCATAATCCCGAGGCGATGGCGCGCGGCATCAATCCGTTCGACCATGGCGCGCTCCACACCGACATGTGGAAGACCGAGGGGCTGAAGCAGGCGCTCGACCAATATGGCTTCGACGCGGCGTTCGGCGGCGCGCGCCGCGACGAGGAGAAAAGCCGCGCCAAGGAGCGCATCTTCTCCTTCCGATCCGCCTCGCACCGCTGGGATCCCAAGAACCAGCGGCCCGAGCTGTGGAATCTCTACAATGCCAAGAAGGCGCCCAGAAATCAGGGAGGAGGGGAGAGCATCCGCGTCTTCCCGATCTCCAACTGGACCGAGTTGGACATCTGGCAATATATCCAGCTCGAGAAGATCGAGATCGTGCCGCTCTATTTCTCCGCCCCGCGCCCGACCGTCGAGCGCGACGGGATGCTGCTGATGGTCGATGACGAGCGCTTCCGGCTGAAGCCCGGCGAGGAGCCGGTGATGCGCTCCATCCGCTTCCGCACGCTCGGCTGCTACCCGCTGACCGGCGCCGTCGAGAGCGAGGCGGCGACGCTGAGCGCCGTGATCCAGGAGATGCTGCTCACCACCACCTCCGAGCGGCAGGGCCGCGCGATCGACAAGGACGAAGGCGGCGCCGGCATGGAGAAGAAGAAGCAGGAGGGCTATTTCTGA
- the cysN gene encoding sulfate adenylyltransferase subunit CysN: MTRQDSSYQTDALIAEDIDAYLAQHQHKSLLRFITCGSVDDGKSTLIGRLLYDSKMIFEDQLAALEADSRRVGTQGQNIDFALLVDGLAAEREQGITIDVAYRFFSTEKRKFIVADTPGHEQYTRNMVTGASTADLAVILIDARKGVLTQTRRHSYLAHLIGVRHLVLAVNKMDLVGYDQATYDAIVADYRAFADSIGIARFVPMPISGFMGDNITTRSANTPWYDGPTLIAHLETVEVDQDATAAQPFRMPVQWVNRPNLDFRGFAGLIAAGTVKPGDPVRLLPSGKTSTIARIVTMDGDLEQAVAGQSVTLTLADEVDCSRGDVIAAAAAPPQAADQFEATIVWMAEEAMLPGRSYWLKLATQTVTAQVQAPKYQINVNSMEKLAAKTLELNAIGVANLSTDKPLVYEPYADDRAGLNKTLGGFILIDKITNATVAAGMIHFALRRAENVHWQAMDVARERRSALKNQKPAVVWLTGLSGAGKSTIANLVDRKLTRMNRHSFLLDGDNVRHGLNRDLGFTDADRVENIRRVGEVARLMADSGLIVLTAFISPFRAEREMVRKMMADGEFIEVHIDTTLADAEARDVKGLYAKARAGQLKNFTGIDSPYEAPATPEIRIDTSAMTADAAADLIVEHLLALER, encoded by the coding sequence ATGACCCGGCAGGATTCCTCCTACCAGACCGACGCGCTGATCGCCGAGGACATCGACGCCTATCTGGCGCAGCACCAGCATAAGAGCCTGCTGCGCTTCATCACCTGCGGATCGGTGGACGACGGAAAGTCGACCCTGATCGGGCGGCTGCTTTATGACTCGAAGATGATCTTCGAGGATCAGCTGGCGGCGCTCGAGGCGGATTCGAGGCGCGTCGGCACCCAGGGCCAGAATATCGATTTCGCGCTGCTGGTCGACGGCCTCGCCGCCGAGCGCGAGCAGGGCATCACCATCGACGTCGCCTATCGCTTCTTCTCCACCGAGAAGCGCAAGTTCATCGTCGCCGACACCCCCGGCCACGAACAATATACCCGCAACATGGTGACCGGCGCCTCCACCGCCGACCTCGCCGTGATCCTGATCGACGCGCGCAAGGGCGTGCTGACCCAGACCCGCCGCCATTCCTACCTCGCCCATCTGATCGGGGTGCGGCATCTGGTGCTGGCGGTGAACAAGATGGATCTGGTCGGCTACGATCAGGCCACCTACGATGCGATCGTCGCCGACTATCGCGCCTTCGCCGACAGCATCGGGATCGCACGCTTCGTGCCGATGCCGATCTCCGGCTTCATGGGCGACAACATCACCACCCGAAGCGCGAACACGCCCTGGTATGACGGCCCGACCCTGATCGCGCATCTCGAGACGGTCGAGGTCGATCAGGATGCGACCGCGGCACAGCCCTTCCGCATGCCGGTGCAGTGGGTCAACCGGCCCAATCTCGATTTCCGCGGCTTTGCCGGGTTGATCGCCGCCGGCACGGTGAAGCCGGGCGATCCGGTGCGGCTACTGCCGTCGGGCAAGACCTCGACCATCGCGCGCATCGTCACGATGGACGGCGATCTGGAGCAAGCGGTCGCCGGCCAGTCGGTGACGCTGACGCTGGCCGACGAGGTCGATTGCTCGCGCGGCGACGTGATCGCCGCTGCCGCTGCCCCGCCGCAGGCGGCCGACCAGTTCGAGGCGACGATCGTGTGGATGGCGGAGGAGGCGATGCTGCCCGGCCGCTCCTACTGGCTGAAGCTCGCCACCCAGACGGTGACGGCGCAGGTACAGGCGCCCAAATACCAGATCAACGTCAACAGCATGGAGAAGCTCGCGGCGAAGACGCTGGAGCTGAACGCGATCGGCGTCGCCAATCTCTCCACCGACAAGCCGCTCGTCTACGAGCCTTATGCGGACGATCGCGCGGGGCTGAACAAGACATTGGGCGGCTTCATCCTGATCGACAAGATCACCAATGCCACGGTGGCGGCCGGCATGATCCATTTCGCGCTGCGCCGGGCCGAGAATGTCCACTGGCAGGCGATGGATGTCGCGCGCGAGCGCCGCTCCGCGCTCAAGAACCAGAAGCCGGCGGTGGTGTGGCTGACCGGGCTTTCGGGCGCCGGCAAGTCGACCATCGCCAATCTGGTCGATCGCAAGCTCACCCGGATGAACCGCCACAGCTTCCTGCTCGATGGCGACAATGTCCGCCACGGCCTCAACCGCGATCTCGGCTTCACCGATGCCGATCGGGTGGAGAATATCCGCCGCGTCGGCGAGGTCGCGCGGTTGATGGCCGATTCGGGCCTGATCGTGCTCACCGCCTTCATCTCGCCGTTCCGCGCCGAGCGCGAGATGGTGCGCAAGATGATGGCGGATGGCGAGTTCATCGAGGTCCATATCGACACCACGCTCGCCGATGCCGAGGCGCGCGACGTGAAGGGCCTCTATGCCAAGGCGCGGGCCGGGCAGCTCAAGAACTTCACCGGCATCGACAGCCCCTATGAGGCACCGGCAACGCCGGAGATCCGCATCGATACCAGCGCGATGACGGCGGATGCCGCCGCCGATCTGATCGTCGAGCATCTGCTGGCGCTCGAACGATGA
- a CDS encoding 3'(2'),5'-bisphosphate nucleotidase CysQ — MSAPGTESDTALARRVAETAGELLLTLQRSGLFAGKALGKAGDRTANAFIMEALAHARPDDAVLSEEEKDSAARLATRRVWIVDPLDGTREYGEGRVDWAVHVALTVDGAPVAGAVALPGIPLTLCTGRCPPAPVPADTLRMLVSRTRPAAEAVAVADALGAQLVPMGSAGAKAMAVVRGEADIYLHTGGQFEWDSCAPVAVAIAAGLHVSRVDGSPMAYNRADPYLPDLLICRPELAERILGLTRG; from the coding sequence ATGAGCGCGCCGGGGACGGAAAGCGATACCGCGCTGGCACGGCGCGTCGCCGAGACCGCGGGCGAGCTGCTGCTCACCCTCCAGCGCTCCGGCCTGTTCGCAGGCAAGGCGCTGGGCAAGGCCGGCGATCGCACCGCCAACGCCTTCATCATGGAGGCGCTGGCCCATGCCCGGCCCGACGACGCCGTCCTCTCCGAGGAGGAGAAGGACAGCGCGGCCCGGCTCGCCACCCGCCGGGTGTGGATCGTCGATCCGCTCGACGGCACCCGCGAATATGGCGAGGGCAGGGTCGATTGGGCGGTGCATGTCGCGCTGACCGTCGACGGCGCGCCGGTGGCCGGCGCGGTCGCGTTGCCGGGCATTCCGCTGACGCTCTGCACCGGACGCTGCCCGCCAGCACCGGTGCCGGCCGACACGCTCAGGATGCTGGTCAGCCGTACCCGACCGGCCGCCGAGGCGGTGGCGGTCGCCGATGCGCTCGGCGCCCAACTGGTGCCGATGGGCTCGGCCGGTGCCAAGGCGATGGCGGTGGTGCGCGGCGAAGCGGACATCTACCTGCACACCGGCGGCCAGTTCGAGTGGGACAGCTGCGCGCCCGTCGCGGTCGCCATCGCCGCCGGCCTCCATGTCAGCCGCGTCGATGGCTCGCCGATGGCCTATAACCGCGCCGACCCTTATCTGCCCGATCTGCTGATCTGCCGGCCCGAACTCGCCGAGCGCATCCTCGGCCTGACGCGGGGCTAA